CACAAATGTCGTTTCCAACTTACAGGAATGCTGTATGTAAAAACTCAACTAAACTCCCAAACCCAGTACTTTAAAGAGAGTATATGGCAAAGTGGGAAATGTTCAGATATTTTGGTAACATGGGccacaaaaacacatttgctaAAATAGATTTCTTGAGGACCTTACAAATACTACACAAAACCTGCTCAAAGTTTTGTCAACTGTCATGAAAATTGGCCATATCTTACCATTTAAAttgcttcaaaaatatgttCAAATTGAGACTTTTCTTGGAGTCCAAAAATGTGatcttcattaaagaaaaagaagatatcTCGTATTAGGTGAGCTGTCTGCAGTGATCTTTACTCGAAAGAATGAGTGACCCCCTCACCTCCTTCGGTTCTGCCTTCACCGGTGCAGCCGTTTTCTCCTTGGGGGTTGGCTgtggaaagcaaaacagctgcTCTATGCTTGTATAATTGGGCTCTATAGTttcctcgctgctgctgctgactgaAGCCCACATTGAGTgactttctgtaaaaaaaaacaacacaaggtATTCAGACTGGCTACAGAGACAGCTGAGAGCTTCGGGCTTTTGGGGCAATCCAAGTTGCTAGATGGGAAACTCCTCAGAAGGTGAATGAAACAAGAGAGACATATTTTTGGTTCTCTAATCATCTCCTTGCGTTAATGCTGGCTATAGGCCTACTTGAATTAACCCCCACTGCACTTTCTTAAAcgtcttttatttcttccaaaaaaaaaatcacctgaacTTGGCCGTAGAAATCGTTACTGAAATAATCTCAACAATTAAATGCCCTTGTGATCAAAACCGTGCCTTATTTAGACTTCACCTATGCCAACTTCCATGCAGCAGATGGCTTGCTTGTCTAGGCCAAAACTGACCTCACCTGTCCTTGCTGCTTCTCACATTTCATGCTCCGTTTTGGATCCACTAGGAGAGGGAAATGTGACCCAAAAATCAAGAAACAAGTCAATATTTCTCATGTCTCTCCAACTGTTtcaatgtccttcttgaactgtgAACTGACCTGCACTCTTACTTATGACTTTTATATACTCAGATCAGGGCCTGTTGAGAATTCAAGCCTAAGGCATGCCAAGGTGTATTAGAGGAATCTTCTCATCCTCCCcccttcttttaatttcaaatgattttatttataaacaagCTATTCAAAACTACTGATTTAGTTGGAATGGTTTTTATATATTAGTGGCTTcatcctgattttatttatttaagctcTGAAGGTCAGATGCAATGGAAATCAGGGAAGTTCTGTGTCTAAATAGAGTCAACCAGATCTGACAACCTCAGAAATAGTGGGTTTTCCCCTGGGTCACCCATAAAGCAGCAGCGACTCTATGCCAGAAGCACCCACCTCTCACCACGTTGGAGGGCAGCTTCTGCCAGTTCAGCTTCTTCATCCTCAACGTTGGCGTCTTCACCGTCTTGCGGGGAGGCCTGGCTGAGCCGAGAGGGCAGCCGAACTGGGAGGCCACGACGGCTTCTATGTGATCTCCGGCCAtgctgggcaggaggggtgGTGGCGGAGGGATGCCCCCCATGCTGGGcagtggtggtggaggaggagggatgccCCCCATGCCGGGCAATGGGGGTGGAGGAGGGATGCCCCCCATGCCAGGCaatggtggaggaggagggatgccCCCCATGCCGGGCAggggtggtggaggaggagggatgccCCCCATACCAGGCAATGGGGGTGGTGGAGGGATGCCCTCCATGCCGGGcaatggtggtggtggtggtggagggatACCCCCCCAAGCAGGCAATGGGGGTGGAGCGGGAGGGATGCCCCCTATGACAGGCaatggaggtggaggaggagggatgccCCCCATGCTGGACattggaggaggagggatgccAGGGAGTGGAGGGGCTGGAGGCGTATTCATCATGGGGGACGTGGGGGGCACAGCTGCCATGCCAGAGGGCAGGGGTGGAGGTGGTGGGGGTGGAGGTGGAGGGGCAGGAGCAACGTTGGGTGGTAGGTTAGATGTCTGTGGTAAAGCGGAGCAAGCTGAGAGCTGGCAGGACGAGATCTTTTCTTCATTGGCAGGTGGCCCtgagggaggtgctggtgccTTGGAGGGGTTTGCTGATCCCACCAGGCTCTGAACTGCACTTGCACATGGTTCTAGTTCTACTTCGGTACGGATGCCTCTGTTCGCATTCCCAGAAAGACGGTTTTCAGCtctcttttgcttgtttggatGTTTCTTGATAGATAACAGCCTCTCAATGACTTCTTCCACTGTGTTTCCTTGGACTAGAGAAATGGGTCAGGGTCAGAGAAGGGGATGGGGCCCAATGGGTTATTCATGATATTCAGCTCTCACAGTTAACAGACCTGGAGCTACAAAGCCCACTCCCTTGAGTCACATTACCCAATTGCACTTTTAACTTCCAGGCAATTTCCTTCCCATGGTTCTGGCCCATACACACCGCTTTGAACATGCCTGCCAGCAAGACTTGCCAGCATCAGTGTCAGGatgacaacaaaaacagattcCCACTGACTCCCACGACCCAAAACTTAATGCAACACCAGGACTTAACCATCAGCAAGATGATGGCTCCCAAGCCCACTGCTAAACATGGCCAGCTCTCGCTGGCATCTGCATGGCTGGGGCTTCACATTATGACTTGACCCTATGCAGCAGGTGTAGTTTTGTCCCTGCTTCCTTTGCAGGGAAGGACTTTTGTGGGCACTGGGTGggatgagggaaaaaaagactgactACGAGGCTGTATGTACGTCTTTCTTACTGTCATTTGCAAGCAAAAGTGCTCTGTTCACTACTGCATCCAAGGACTCccacagcaggaggctggagtgATGAGACGGCTCCAAGTGGAGCAAGCTCTGGAGAATGGACAGCAGCTGGATGGAGACTGGAGAGCGGCTCACCTGGAAGACAGGGCAGCTTTCCATCACAGCAAGGCTACGAACCAGGCTGGTTCCAAGCAAAGTCTGTTAACGCTGCCATTGCATGGCTGTGCAACCCACATGAGGGCCTACTTACTTTATTGAAGAGAGATGAAAAGACCTCATGGTGATCGTTCATGTTTATCCCATCACATATCTTTAATAATTCCTCATCATCTTCTATCTTGAACTCCTCAAATGTATCACACTGGATAAGCAGATCCTCCTCCTCTATGTCTCTGCAATATTACAGCATTCATTTTCACTGGAGAGCTCCTCactgattttcaaataattatctTTGCTTAAATGGCTTTTATCTCTTTGGCTCTCTCGCTCAGCCAGTTCACGCTGAAAAGTACCCAACTCTACCTTATTGATAAAGGATCAAATGCCACCAGTGTATCCTCTCTTGAACTGGAtgtctctctttctccagaCAACATGTGGAAATGAATAGGACTTTTCATGGCATAATCTGGCCCAGCGCATGGTTTGTATGGACTTCTCCTTGGAGCTTTAACAACAGAGTGGCATTTCCACCTTTTTGAAAGTGGGCTGCcaccttcttttattttttaaaatcaagacaAACTGAACATATTCCAGTGATACTTCTGTTGGAAAAACTTCCTTCTATGCTGCTCAaaacttgattaaaaaaaaaaacacaaaacaccctAAATACAAGTTTTTCAGCACTCTTGAGAGACTCAGTGCAGGAGCTCTACTCTTGCTAGTAGTTGGCAGTATCGACAGGTCTTCTCTTCCCTCACTTTTAAGGATTTGGATGGAGCAATTCCAGTTACACGGATAACTGCAACTCATAGAAGCATTCTAGGATTTATCCTGGGTGCTTCTGACAgaacatcattttaaaactaagaaaCTGTGAAGACAGGTATTTCCAAATATACGTTAGAAAAGTGTTTTAGCTGGATGCTCTGCGACAAACACCATCAGTGAGAGGGGTTTGAATATAGCAACTGCTCAGTGAGCCCACAGCATCACTTCAGGTTCAGTGTGAAACGCAGCCCTGAGCTGTGCTCCATCTGTACGCAGAGCCTCTGTCAATGCCACCTGGAACAGCAGTCCCCACAACACTGTGGTTGATGAAAGAGCTTTAATATTGGCCTAATGTCTCTGTTCCCATGTAATGGGTGCACACCAGTGTGGTCCACTCCACCCGGGTACGCTTCACAGTTAACATAGCTATGTTACTGTAAAGCtcatttgtaaaagaaaatttaagcaGTGATCCTTACCTTAGCTTGTCTAAAATATCCAACAGCTGAAGCCCTGGgagaacaaaaaatacatatatattagcATTATGACCTACTTGGCACCGATCTATTATGAACTTTATATAACTTTATTCTCATAAGCACTTTCTGCAGtgataaaaagtgaaaatatcttCAGATGGATCTGTCAAAGCAGGTAGGTTCATTTGACAAATGAAGAGGCCTGCAGCACACATGTCTGCAGCTGAGCGAGCCAGAGTTACAGAGGGACGCAGGCACTTCTGGGACACAGTTCATCTCACTCTAAATCAAATGTCTAAAATAAGTCAGATGAACTGTGTGGTCCAATGTCCCTTTCTCTCCACATAGGGACATGGAGCTTAGGCTCACCAGCTCAGATGTGCACACTTTATGAGCTATGGGAAAACAGGAAAGTTAAATAAATCTGACTAAAGAAAGGTTgctgaagggaagagagaacagacaggcaaaaaaaaaaaaaaaaagtctggctttaatatttgcagttttcctTCCCAGCCCTCTTTTATCACCTTATGGATCACCTGAAAATAAAGCCATAAAACTACCCTGTGCTTagcaactgattttttttttctggaaaaactTGGTGCAACAAATATCCTTACCTATGAACTCATTTCGTATTTGTGTTCTTGTTCTTAGGTCTTCTTTCCCCAGTATGATGGCATTGATAGCACTGAGCAGTGTCACCATGTACGGCACATTATCCGTGTTGGAGAGCTCATTCATTATGACACTGAATCGATACTGCTGGTTCTTCACACTCTGTTAATAACACAAGCAACATTTCTGCTCAGACAGTTCAGAAATGTCTGTCTCTTTAATGTAGGCTCTCAAATAGAACTAGCATCTTAAAACCTCTCTTAACTTACACTGCTGAGTACAAGACAGGAAGATATAGGTAAAAGCAGCACTCCCATCACTGAGCAGGGTAAGGTCAGAGAAGGAAGTCTGTGAAACTCCTCCTGCATCCTATTATGCTTTTTGCTCACTGGACTTCTGGCCAGTGAAACTGATGGATGTGGCACTATCTAATTGCTAATCTGGTAGTGCttttttcatgctgaaaaaGAACTTTGTGTTGGAAGTCATCTGCCCAGAGAGAAGTCACAGAGAAGCCCTGTGGTCTTCTGGGGATCAGGCCAAAATTCCTCCAGATTTCACCTTATGAATCCCTGCCTCTCTTACCAAAATGATGCAAAATGACGTTCATTCCCAGCCCTTTTCTGCGGTACATGGATCTGCCTGCACGggtcagagcagagcagagtacctcctgctgcagctcaagACTTGCCTTGTAATGGTCCAGGGCATCCAAAGCCAAAGTGTGGCCATCTGATGAGTAAATGCACAGTGCAGCCAGGAGCTCAAATACTTGCTTTTTCACCATGACATTAGTTGTGTCAagtgctggaggaaaaaaaaaaaacaaaaaaacaaaaaaggctttaTAATAGCACAGTAGTATTCTGAATCTCACTGTCTTCTGCTATGTGGCTTGTGGCCAGTGGTagaaaaaagactgaaggaaCACAGCCAATAGATggaagatgggaagaaaaatatcccaATTTACAGATGTCTGATCTCAATAGCAGTATGTAGTAGTAACCTCTAGCTGGAACAGTAAATGCTAGTTCAAGTACCCTATTGTCATTTTGGTGTTCCTTGTAGCTGTTCACTTCCTCCAAGTGCCAGTGGAAGTGCTAAAACAGCAGCCAAAATCTCGGCACTTGCAgtcacacattttatttccaattttcAGTTATGGGTGTTTTCTAGAACAGCAGATGAACCATTTTCCCCAATTAATGAGTCTTATCTTTAGTGCAGAAGCGCCCAATCTGTATATCAAATAAACCAATTGTTCTCACTAGTCCTCTTATattcccctttcttcctttactCTCTCTCTGTGAgtcctgggagctgggagggagtggattggattattttattttcctttgtagtgCACAAAGATGCTAGACTGCTGAAAAGCCCAGGGTGTCCCCCTGCCTTGCACAGTACAAAAATGCCAGTTCTGTATTTCATGTTGGTTAAGAAAATACAGGgctgagggaaagaaagaggactTTAAAACTGTAGAGGGGAGCAAGCCAGCTTTCAGATTAAATGCATTTGGAAGAGCTATTAATAAAGGTTTCCAGACGCAGCTGTGATCTCAGCTCCGCGGAGCAGCACAGAAGTTATATTCCCAGCCCCACCATCATTAACTGCTCTACAAGCAAGTCCTAGGAGATGCCCCGATGATTTTCTGACCTAACGATGAGCCAAGTGAATGGCAGGAGAAAGCAAGTGGTGTTATCTGACACTTCCTAGAAGGAAAAGACTAAGCAGCACGGAGAATGGGCTCTCTGAGTCTAAACCATTccaccctccctcctctctACAAGCTACAAGTCTCCAAGCCATTTTTATGTCTCTCCTATTCTTGGGCTTCACAAAGACTAAAATAGCAAATGTCTGCTGAGAAGCTGGGTTGCGGACTTCTCATGCCCATGTACAGCTAAGGCAGAGTTTATCCCCACCTTTTAATGCACTATGAGGACATTGGTGTGGAAACGAGCCCAGCCAAATGACATTGATTGGCAATGGTAATGTCACTTCAGAGCAGTcttattttaaagaggaaaatgatcTCTTTCACTCATCAGATGCAATCAACAACTGCCAAGAAGCCTGGCGCAGGACAGGAGGACAAGCACCAGCAAATCCCCCCTCCACACTGCGTGTGATGGGTGAAGCAGGAAGACATTTCCTCACCTTGGAAGAGTTTTCTGACATAGCCCTCATTGCTCACGATGTACTCAATGCCTTTGTGGGAGTTCATGACCGCTCGCACACAGTTAATGCAGGTGAGCTGAAGCAAGGCGTCGGAAATCCTGGCCACCCCTCTCCCTGACAGCCTGTCCAGGGCCTCCAGGAGGAGGTCTAGCCCACACAGCTCAAGGAACTGGACCATCCAAGCATCGTCGCTGTTCTCCAACCGCTTCTTCAGCCCGGAGTAGTTCACCACTGACGGCATTTGCAGGAGACGGATGCACAGCTCCGGCTCTGCATTTTCCAGGTTGGCCTCCGACTGGTCGGTCTCCTGGGGCCCGAGTTTCTCCTTCAGGGCAGCCCATTTCTTGTGGGCACCTTCCTTTTTGATTGACATCATGAACAGTTTGtcctgaaagggaaagaaaagacaaagtgAGAGGTTTATTTAGACTGCCCACCACTGTCTGGCAGccctgttttttctccttgggCTCCGGACATTAAGCATAGCCACAGAAGGTCCCTGCTCCTTGACCAGCTCTCCAGCATGCCAGGCACACACTGGAACCAGTCCTCTGTTGAAGAAACTAAATATATCCCCTCAAAAACACACATTACATTCAGGCCCTGAAAACTCTGTAAAGAGACTCAGCACATCTAAGCCAgcaaatacagctttaaaagtAGCCAATTTACACCAGTCAATAGCTACTACCTATTTTCATGCAGTGAAAGGATAAGGTTGGAAGTGGCATTATCAGCTCTGAACTCCTTATGTCCATTA
The genomic region above belongs to Cygnus olor isolate bCygOlo1 chromosome 5, bCygOlo1.pri.v2, whole genome shotgun sequence and contains:
- the LOC121071340 gene encoding inverted formin-2-like — translated: MQDKLFMMSIKKEGAHKKWAALKEKLGPQETDQSEANLENAEPELCIRLLQMPSVVNYSGLKKRLENSDDAWMVQFLELCGLDLLLEALDRLSGRGVARISDALLQLTCINCVRAVMNSHKGIEYIVSNEGYVRKLFQALDTTNVMVKKQVFELLAALCIYSSDGHTLALDALDHYKSVKNQQYRFSVIMNELSNTDNVPYMVTLLSAINAIILGKEDLRTRTQIRNEFIGLQLLDILDKLR